The genomic window TCGCTCAACGAACCGAATCGCCGCGAGATGGCTAAATAGCCGGTGGCGATCCGTTGTTCGTTGCGTTGTTCGTCGGACGTGGCCGGCAACAAATCACCGGCGATCTGCTCCTGCAAAAATTGATCGTAGGGCTTGTCGGCATTCAGCGAATCGATGATGTAGTTGCGATACAGGTACGCTTGCGGAATTGGAAAATCAGAGTTATCGCCTGCGGTGTCGGCGTAGCGAACCAAATCCATCCAATGTCGCCCCCAGCGTTCGCCGTAGTGGGGCGAATCGAGCAACCGATCGACCAAATGCTCCCAAGCTTGCTGCGAGTCGTCGGCAAGAAAGTTTCGAATGTCGGCGGGGGATGGCGGCAAACCGGTTAGGTCATAGGTGGCGCGGCGGATCAGCGTCCGTTTGTCGGCATCATTGACGACGTGCAAATCGTGTTTATCAAGTTCCGCGGCGATGAAGCGATCGATATCGTTACGCGGCCAGTCGGCGTCGTGGGGGTGGGGCACGGGCGGGTCGGCAAGGGGCCGCAATGACCAAAATTTTCGCGCTGCTTGGACATCGATCTTCTTTCGTACAAATCGCGTCGCATCGTTGCGAGGATCGGCGGCGCCGGATGTCACCCACTGTTCTAGATCGGCGATTTCGGCGGCCGAGAGTTTGGCGTCCGGCGGCATCTCCATGCCGTTTTCATACCGCACCGCTTGCATGATCAAACTCGCATCGGCATCACCGGGGACAATGGCGGGACCGTTATCGCCACCGCGGCGCATCGTCGGTCGTGAATCGACTAACAAGCCGCCCTGCAGCTCTTCGCTTTCGCTGCTGTGGCATTCGTAGCAGTGTTTCACAAGCAGCGGTCGGATACGTGCCTCGAAGAACGTCAGTTGGTCGGCCGTGATCGGCGGATCGTTCGAACCATCATGTTTTCCTTGCCAGATTTCGATTCCGGAAAAGTTTGCGGCGCCGCCCTTGCTGGTCAACTCGATCGCTCCCTTGGTAACGTCAACATGCCAGGGCCCAAGTTTCTGCCACTGTCCCGCCTTGCCGCTGTTAAACCGTGGGACCACGGTCTTCCCGTCCACACGGATTTCGTAGGTCTCGCTGCGGTTGTCTTCCCAGACATACAGAAACACGGTGAAGGTGCCGTTGGGAATATTGGTCAGCTCGACGCGATTGCCATTCCAGCGGCTGCTGCGAATCATCTTCGCGCGTGGGGTATCCGTCGACGGAACCAAGGTCACATTTTGTGCCTCGAAGGCTTTGTCACTGCAGACGTAGTTCGAGGAATCTTGGCCTTCCCACGGGTTGCCGTCGATCACGACAGCAGGCCCGTTTAGATTTAGACCACGAAAGAACACTGCCGTCTCGCCCGCATTGCAAACCGGACAAAGTGCAGCAGCGAGAACTAACACCAACGAAACCGAGTTCAGCACTCGTGGCGTGTGGGGAATCGTCATGGGCGTATGTTGGGGCTCTCGACTCAAATGTTAGTTCCAGCCAGATAGCACTGTCATCGACGCTACGCTCGGCAGAGCATGGAGGAACGCAGCACAGCCAAAACTCAGCGACGAACCACCTTGGCCGGTTGAGCGTTGAGCCCGGCTATTATAGGAGCCAATCGTGGCAAGCGTCCAAGCAAAAAATCTCAAAATTCAGAAGGTGACTGAATCT from Novipirellula galeiformis includes these protein-coding regions:
- a CDS encoding PSD1 and planctomycete cytochrome C domain-containing protein, translated to MTIPHTPRVLNSVSLVLVLAAALCPVCNAGETAVFFRGLNLNGPAVVIDGNPWEGQDSSNYVCSDKAFEAQNVTLVPSTDTPRAKMIRSSRWNGNRVELTNIPNGTFTVFLYVWEDNRSETYEIRVDGKTVVPRFNSGKAGQWQKLGPWHVDVTKGAIELTSKGGAANFSGIEIWQGKHDGSNDPPITADQLTFFEARIRPLLVKHCYECHSSESEELQGGLLVDSRPTMRRGGDNGPAIVPGDADASLIMQAVRYENGMEMPPDAKLSAAEIADLEQWVTSGAADPRNDATRFVRKKIDVQAARKFWSLRPLADPPVPHPHDADWPRNDIDRFIAAELDKHDLHVVNDADKRTLIRRATYDLTGLPPSPADIRNFLADDSQQAWEHLVDRLLDSPHYGERWGRHWMDLVRYADTAGDNSDFPIPQAYLYRNYIIDSLNADKPYDQFLQEQIAGDLLPATSDEQRNEQRIATGYLAISRRFGSLSDNYPQHLTIEDTLDNIGRTVLGMTITCARCHDHKFDPISQDDYYGLYGIFQSTRYPFPGIELDQKPRDFVPLVKDGQPGESLAYAMAEGYAEDAAVQLRGDPEKLGDKIPRRFPEVLGGQMLSNDEAKQSGRLQLARWLTTPDNPLTARVIVNRVWQYHFGVGLVNTPSDFGKRGLPPTHPELLDWMASRFVADGWSLKKLHRRIMLSRTYRLSSQGEDNPVALQSDPNNDWHWRFNRQQLDAESLRDTLLWLSGELELGTPRQPHPFPAADKWKYTQHHPFRDSYDSNRRSVYLMMARLNARPFFTTFDGADANASSATRDSSVTTVQSLYLLNDEGVHATAAKMGDRWMQVSKDHNERLTYAFESTFGRPPHEAEREQVTQWMRSMNEELKTTHDASNDRERAAWSAFARTMLRTNEFLYVE